The Thermococcus sp. 4557 genomic sequence CAACACCATCAGCCCCGAGATCGTCCAGATCAACATGAAGCTCGTCTTCTGAGCTTCCTCCTTTTCCCCAAATTACCGCTTTTCTATTCGGCTCAACTTCTCCCCATGGAGGTAACCTTAATAAATGTCCCCGCGGTCTAATCTTAGGGGTGTGAGAAGATGGCAAAGAAGAAGGAGTTTAGACAGGCTGAAGTTAACATCGGAATGGTTGGTCACGTTGATCACGGTAAAACGACCCTCACCAGGGCCCTGACCGGTATCTGGACCGACACCCACAGCGAGGAGCTGAGAAGGGGAATCACCATCAAGATAGGTTTCGCAGACGCGGAGATAAGGAAGTGCCCGAACTGCGGGAGGTATTCGAGCTCACCGGTGTGCCCGTACTGCGGCCACGAGACCGAGTTCGAGAGGAGGGTTTCTTTCATAGACGCCCCCGGCCACGAGGCCCTGATGACCACCATGCTCGCCGGTGCTTCCCTTATGGACGGCGCGGTTCTCGTCATAGCGGCCAACGAGGGGATAATGCCCCAGACCAGGGAGCACCTCATGGCCCTCCAGATAGTCGGGAACCAGAACATAGTGATAGCGCTCAACAAGATCGAGCTGGTCGACAGAGAGAAGGTCATTGAAAGGTACCACGAGATAAAGGAGTTCGTCAAAGGTACCGTCGCCGAGAACGCCCCGATAATCCCGATTTCGGCCCTCCACGGCGCGAATGTTGACGTTCTCCTCGCGGCGATAGAGGAGTTCATACCAACCCCGAAGCACGACCTCGAGAAGCCGCCCAAGATGCTTGTCCTCAGGAGCTTCGACGTCAACAAGCCTGGAACCAAGCCAGAGAAGCTCGTCGGCGGCGTCATCGGCGGTTCGATAATCCAGGGCAAGCTCAAGGTCGGCGACGAGATAGAGATTCGCCCCGGCGTCCCCTACGAGGACCACGGCAGGATAAAGTACGAGCCGATAACCACCGAGATAACCTCCCTCCAGGCGGGCGGAAAGTTCGTGGACGAGGCATATCCGGGAGGACTCGTCGGCGTTGGAACCAAGCTCGACCCGTACCTCACCAAGGGCGACCTGATGGCCGGAAACGTCGTCGGAAAGCCAGGCCAGCTGCCGCCGGTCTGGGACGACCTAAGGCTCGAGGTTCACCTCCTTGAGCGCGTCGTGGGAACCGAGGAGGAGCTCAGGGTCGAGCCGATAAAGAGGCGCGAGGTTCTCCTCCTCAACGTCGGAACGGCCAGAACGATGGGTCTCGTTACAGGCCTCGGAAAGAACGAGGTCGAGCTCAAGCTCCAGATACCCATCTGCGCCGAGGTCGGCGATAGGGTCGCCATCAGCAGACAGGTTGGCTCAAGGTGGCGCCTCATAGGCTACGGCTTCATAAGGGAGTGAGCTCTCTTCTTTTCCATTAACTTTCGGTGAGGCAGATGCCTGAAAGACGGGAATGGCTGGTGATTCCGGACACGAATTTTCTCCTGGTTCCGGGACAGTTCGGCGTGGACATAATCGGCGAGCTGAACAGGGTTCTCGACGTGAGGTTCAAAATAGCCGTCCCCAACGTCGTCCTCCAGGAGCTGGAGGTCATAGAGAGGAAGTCCAGAGGGAAGGATTTGCTCGCCATCAGGATGGCCAAAAAGCTCGCGGAGAGGTTTGAGGTCGTTGAGATGGGCCGCTTCGGTGAGAGGCCCATAGACGACCAGATCTTCGACTTCGCCGTGAAGAACGAGAGGGTGATAGTCGGCACCAACGACAAGGGGCTGAAGAGACGCCTCCGCGAGAGGGGAATCCCGGTCGTCTACCTCCGCTCGAAGAAGATACTCGAGCTCGAG encodes the following:
- a CDS encoding PIN domain-containing protein produces the protein MPERREWLVIPDTNFLLVPGQFGVDIIGELNRVLDVRFKIAVPNVVLQELEVIERKSRGKDLLAIRMAKKLAERFEVVEMGRFGERPIDDQIFDFAVKNERVIVGTNDKGLKRRLRERGIPVVYLRSKKILELEGMLE
- the eif2g gene encoding translation initiation factor IF-2 subunit gamma, whose translation is MAKKKEFRQAEVNIGMVGHVDHGKTTLTRALTGIWTDTHSEELRRGITIKIGFADAEIRKCPNCGRYSSSPVCPYCGHETEFERRVSFIDAPGHEALMTTMLAGASLMDGAVLVIAANEGIMPQTREHLMALQIVGNQNIVIALNKIELVDREKVIERYHEIKEFVKGTVAENAPIIPISALHGANVDVLLAAIEEFIPTPKHDLEKPPKMLVLRSFDVNKPGTKPEKLVGGVIGGSIIQGKLKVGDEIEIRPGVPYEDHGRIKYEPITTEITSLQAGGKFVDEAYPGGLVGVGTKLDPYLTKGDLMAGNVVGKPGQLPPVWDDLRLEVHLLERVVGTEEELRVEPIKRREVLLLNVGTARTMGLVTGLGKNEVELKLQIPICAEVGDRVAISRQVGSRWRLIGYGFIRE